From Microtus ochrogaster isolate Prairie Vole_2 unplaced genomic scaffold, MicOch1.0 UNK92, whole genome shotgun sequence, a single genomic window includes:
- the Capn6 gene encoding calpain-6, whose protein sequence is MGPPLKLFKNQKYQELKQECVKDGRLFCDPTFLPENDSLFFNRLLPGKVVWKRPQDISDDPHLIVGNISNHQLIQGRLGNKSMIPAFSCLAVQESHWTKTIPNHKEQEWDPQKPEKYAGIFRFRFWHFGEWTEVVIDDLLPTINGDLVFSFSTSMNEFWNALLEKAYAKLLGCYEALDGLTITDIIMDFTGTLAEIIDMQKGRYTDLVEEKYKLFGELYKTFTKGGLICCSIESPSQEEQEVETDWGLLKGHTYTMTDIRKLRLGERLVEVFSAEKLYMVRLRNPLGRQEWSGPWSEISEEWQQLTVTDRKNLGLVMSDDGEFWMSLEDFCQNFQKLNVCRNVNNPIFGRKELESVVGCWTVDDDPLMNRSGGCYNNRDTFLQNPQYIFTVPEDGHKVIMSLQQKDLRTYRRMGRPDNYIIGFELFKVEMNRRFRLHHLYIQERAGTSTYIDTRTVFLSKYLKKGNYVLVPTMFQHGRTSEFLLRIFSEVPVQLRELTLDMPKMSCWNLARGYPKVVTQITVHSAEGLEKKYANETVNPYLVIKCGKEEVRSPVQKNTVHAIFDTQAIFYRRTTDIPIIIQVWNSRKFCDQFLGQVTLDADPSDCRDLKSLYLRKKGGPTAKVKQGHISFKVISSDDLTEL, encoded by the exons ATGGGTCCTCCTCTGAAGCTCTTCAAAAACCAGAAGTACCAAGAACTGAAGCAGGAATGCGTCAAAGATGGCCGGCTTTTCTGTGACCCCACCTTCCTACCAGAGAATGATTCTCTGTTTTTCAACCGGCTGCTTCCAGGAAAGGTTGTGTGGAAGCGTCCTCAG GACATTTCTGATGACCCCCATCTGATTGTGGGCAACATCAGCAACCACCAGCTGATCCAGGGAAGATTGGGGAACAAGTCAATGATCCCTGCATTTTCCTGTTTGGCCGTTCAGGAGTCACACTGGACAAAG ACAATTCCCAACCATAAGGAACAGGAATGGGATCctcaaaagccagaaaaatatGCTGGAATATTCCGCTTTCGTTTCTGGCATTTTGGAGAATGGACTGAGGTGGTGATTGATGACTTGCTGCCCACCATCAATGGAGATCTGGTCTTCTCATTCTCCACCTCCATGAATGAGTTTTGGAATGCTCTACTGGAAAAAGCTTATGCAAA ACTGCTAGGCTGTTATGAGGCCTTGGATGGTTTGACCATTACTGATATCATCATGGACTTCACGGGCACATTGGCTGAAATCATTGACATGCAGAAAGGAAGATATACTGATCTTGTGGAGGAGAAGTACAAGCTGTTCGGAGAACTGTACAAAACATTCACCAAAGGAGGCCTAATTTGCTGCTCCATTGAG TCTcccagccaggaagaacaagaagTTGAAACAGACTGGGGACTACTGAAGGGCCATACCTACACCATGACTGATATTCGCAAGCTTCGCCTTGGAGAAAGACTCGTGGAAGTCTTCAGTGCTGAGAAGCTGTATATGGTTCGCCTGAGAAACCCGTTGGGAAGACAAGAATGGAGTGGCCCCTGGAGTGAAAT TTCTGAAGAGTGGCAGCAACTGACTGTAACAGATCGCAAGAACCTGGGGCTTGTCATGTCTGATGATGGAGAGTTTTG GATGAGTCTGGAAGATTTTTGCCAAAACTTTCAGAAACTGAATGTCTGTCGCAATGTGAACAACCCTATTTTTGGCCGCAAGGAACTGGAATCAGTGGTGGGATGTTGGACTGTGGATGATGACCCTCTGATGAACCGATCAGGAGGTTGTTATAACAACCGTGATACCTTCCTGCAGAATCCTCAG TACATCTTTACTGTGCCCGAGGATGGTCATAAGGTCATAATGTCGCTGCAGCAGAAGGACCTACGCACTTACCGCCGAATGGGAAGACCTGACAATTACATCATTGGCTTTGAGCTCTTCAAG GTGGAGATGAACCGCAGGTTCCGCCTTCACCATCTGTACATTCAGGAGCGTGCTGGGACTTCCACCTATATCGACACCCGTACTGTGTTTCTGAGCAAGTATCTGAAGAAGGGCAACTATGTGCTTGTCCCAACCATGTTCCAGCATGGCCGCACCAGCGAGTTTCTGCTGAGAATCTTCTCTGAAGTGCCTGTCCAGCTCAG GGAGCTGACACTGGACATGCCCAAGATGTCTTGCTGGAACCTGGCACGTGGCTACCCAAAAGTGGTTACCCAGATCACTGTTCACAGTGCTGAGGGACTAGAGAAGAAGTACGCCAATGAAA CTGTAAATCCGTACCTCGTCATTAAgtgtggaaaggaagaagtccgTTCTCCTGTCCAGAAGAATACTGTGCATGCCATTTTTGACACACAGGCCATTTTCTACAGAAGGACCACTGACATTCCTATTATCATCCAG